The Streptomyces sp. NBC_00344 genome includes a window with the following:
- a CDS encoding TadE/TadG family type IV pilus assembly protein, protein MSALTGWIEARRAGLDDRGSGAGAVIIFAFLFLSLAAFVVDGGLSISQRERAADIAEQAARYAAQDVDLEALYRNQGGAAPINYQNCDARVRAFAVEMGMSGPDIAGSHCTAANAQRVEVTVQLTYEPILTGMFYSSSITVHGSSVAESVTG, encoded by the coding sequence GTGAGCGCACTGACCGGATGGATCGAAGCCCGTCGGGCCGGTCTCGACGACCGCGGCTCGGGTGCCGGCGCCGTCATCATCTTCGCGTTCCTGTTCCTCTCGCTGGCCGCCTTCGTCGTCGACGGCGGGCTGTCGATCTCGCAGCGCGAACGCGCCGCGGACATCGCGGAACAGGCGGCGCGGTACGCGGCGCAGGACGTCGACCTGGAAGCCCTCTACCGGAATCAGGGCGGCGCAGCGCCGATCAACTACCAGAACTGTGATGCCCGGGTGCGTGCCTTCGCCGTGGAGATGGGGATGTCAGGACCGGACATCGCCGGATCGCACTGCACGGCTGCCAACGCCCAGCGGGTCGAGGTGACGGTCCAGCTCACGTATGAGCCGATCCTGACCGGCATGTTCTACAGCAGCTCGATCACGGTGCACGGTTCGTCGGTCGCTGAGTCCGTCACCGGCTGA
- a CDS encoding TadE/TadG family type IV pilus assembly protein, producing MRTGRVRGRLNGGGDQGISTIEVVILAPIMLLFILVLVGFGQLVDGRGAVDSAARDAARAGSIQKDGPVAMAEARRAAEADLTDVCSGPVTVSAKGFVKGGFFTVDVSCQIRGLAMLGLDIPTTLKGHSTSPIDPYRRTQ from the coding sequence CTGCGCACCGGAAGAGTACGCGGACGCCTGAACGGCGGGGGCGACCAGGGGATATCGACCATTGAGGTGGTCATCCTCGCCCCCATCATGCTGCTCTTCATTCTGGTCCTGGTGGGCTTCGGGCAGTTGGTCGACGGCCGTGGCGCGGTCGACAGCGCGGCGCGTGACGCCGCCCGCGCGGGGTCGATCCAGAAGGACGGGCCTGTCGCCATGGCCGAAGCCCGCAGGGCGGCCGAGGCCGACCTCACCGATGTCTGCTCGGGGCCGGTGACGGTGAGCGCCAAGGGCTTCGTCAAGGGCGGATTCTTCACCGTCGATGTGAGCTGTCAGATCCGCGGCCTCGCGATGTTGGGCCTGGACATCCCCACCACCCTGAAGGGGCACTCCACCTCGCCGATCGACCCGTACCGGAGGACGCAGTGA
- a CDS encoding TadE family protein, whose product MTAIEFVFLTPVLFFMIFATVQFALYFFADHVAQAAAQAGARKARAEADANPGGWRGDAGDVVQSYIHQLGSKLVLHPDVTMLNPDADTVGVEIAAKVPSVFPGLDLTVHAQSRGPVERFVEDK is encoded by the coding sequence ATGACCGCGATCGAATTCGTCTTCCTGACGCCGGTCCTGTTCTTCATGATCTTCGCGACGGTGCAGTTCGCGTTGTACTTCTTCGCCGACCATGTGGCTCAGGCCGCCGCCCAGGCGGGTGCGCGCAAGGCGCGGGCCGAGGCGGACGCGAACCCGGGCGGATGGCGCGGGGACGCCGGCGACGTGGTGCAGAGTTACATCCACCAGCTCGGCTCCAAGCTGGTGCTGCACCCGGACGTGACCATGCTCAACCCCGACGCCGACACTGTCGGCGTGGAGATCGCCGCGAAGGTGCCGAGTGTCTTCCCCGGGCTCGACCTCACGGTGCACGCACAGTCGCGGGGGCCGGTCGAGCGGTTCGTGGAGGACAAGTGA
- a CDS encoding type II secretion system F family protein, with the protein MIDILTAPVLIGAVLGLGVFALVRALSRTKRSAVSQVQRIDALRAAGSGYERPGGQSGEHDDGRLGSLRAQVGLRIAELYIQQGWEQRSLRSDLAVLDRSWERFLATKVLLGVSGLVFGPMLFAIGWAIGFGSGPIIPVWLALAFGLLFFFLPDLEVRRDAAAKRKDLRRVIGAYLDLVSMNLAGGRGLPEALMAAAEVSDGWALRRIRNALADARITGTSQWLALGRLGEELGIEELKDLSSSLALVADDGAKVRESLASRAETMRHREMAEIEGAAGEKSQSMLVAQLLLCAGFLVFLIYPAAMRVFQV; encoded by the coding sequence ATGATCGACATTCTTACCGCACCCGTACTGATCGGGGCCGTACTCGGCCTCGGCGTCTTCGCCCTTGTACGGGCTTTGTCGCGTACGAAGCGTTCCGCCGTGTCGCAGGTGCAGCGCATCGACGCGCTGCGGGCCGCCGGCTCCGGGTACGAGAGGCCGGGCGGCCAGTCCGGCGAGCACGACGACGGACGCCTGGGCTCGCTGCGGGCCCAGGTGGGCCTGCGGATCGCCGAGCTGTACATCCAGCAGGGGTGGGAGCAGCGCTCGCTCCGCTCCGACCTGGCGGTCCTGGACCGCAGCTGGGAACGGTTCCTGGCCACCAAGGTGCTGCTCGGTGTGTCCGGTCTGGTCTTCGGCCCGATGCTCTTCGCCATCGGCTGGGCCATCGGGTTCGGCAGCGGCCCGATCATCCCGGTCTGGCTGGCGCTGGCCTTCGGGTTGCTCTTCTTCTTCCTGCCGGATCTCGAGGTCCGGCGGGACGCGGCGGCCAAGCGCAAGGACCTGCGACGCGTCATCGGCGCCTATCTCGACCTGGTCTCGATGAACCTCGCCGGTGGCCGCGGTCTGCCCGAGGCGCTGATGGCGGCCGCCGAGGTGAGTGACGGGTGGGCGCTGCGCCGGATCCGTAACGCGCTCGCCGACGCCCGCATCACCGGCACCAGCCAGTGGCTCGCTCTTGGCCGGCTGGGCGAGGAACTCGGCATCGAGGAACTGAAGGACCTGTCGTCGTCGCTGGCACTGGTCGCCGACGACGGGGCGAAGGTCCGTGAGTCGCTCGCCTCCAGGGCCGAGACGATGCGGCACCGCGAAATGGCCGAGATCGAGGGGGCGGCGGGCGAGAAGTCGCAGTCGATGCTTGTTGCCCAGCTGCTCCTGTGTGCCGGCTTCCTGGTCTTCCTGATCTACCCGGCCGCGATGCGCGTCTTCCAGGTCTGA
- a CDS encoding type II secretion system F family protein: MNGISSLGGFFDPQLLYALGCGVAAGGGLALLILAIRGIEPKPGHVKAQRGQRQRELIQFIGRRGSIAVGVGLVVLLLTRWTVAGVAAGLLVFFWDRLFGGAAQEKAAMRRVEALAGWTESLRDTIAGAVGLEQAIPASARAAAPALRGHLDALVDRLRARMPLPEALQHLADEIDDASADIIVAALILNAKLRGPGLRQVLGALAKSAREEIDMRHRVMAQRSSTRRSVQIVVVVSVAFVLGLAVFNRSFVEPYGTAVGQVVLAGVCGLFALGFWWLRKLSVIETPERFLVRDEPEVRFVRPEPAPQPGGHPAPQASPFNTGQGAPR; this comes from the coding sequence ATGAATGGCATCTCCTCGTTGGGCGGGTTCTTCGATCCGCAGCTTCTCTACGCACTGGGGTGCGGTGTCGCTGCGGGCGGTGGTCTCGCCCTGCTGATCCTCGCCATCCGTGGCATCGAACCGAAGCCGGGCCATGTGAAGGCGCAGCGCGGGCAGCGCCAGCGGGAACTCATACAGTTCATCGGCCGGCGCGGTTCCATCGCGGTCGGCGTCGGACTCGTCGTGCTGTTGCTGACGCGCTGGACCGTGGCCGGTGTCGCCGCCGGGCTGCTGGTCTTCTTCTGGGACCGTCTCTTCGGCGGCGCCGCGCAGGAGAAGGCCGCGATGCGCCGGGTCGAGGCGCTGGCCGGCTGGACCGAGTCGCTCCGTGACACCATCGCGGGCGCGGTCGGTCTTGAGCAGGCCATCCCGGCTTCGGCCCGTGCCGCGGCTCCGGCACTGCGCGGCCACCTGGACGCGCTGGTCGACCGGCTGCGGGCGCGGATGCCGCTGCCCGAGGCGCTCCAGCATCTTGCCGACGAGATCGACGACGCGTCCGCCGACATCATCGTCGCCGCGCTCATCCTCAACGCCAAGCTGCGCGGCCCCGGTCTGCGCCAGGTGCTCGGCGCGCTCGCCAAGTCGGCGCGCGAGGAGATCGACATGCGGCACCGGGTGATGGCGCAGCGTTCGTCGACCCGGCGAAGCGTGCAGATCGTCGTAGTCGTCTCGGTGGCGTTCGTGCTCGGACTCGCCGTCTTCAACCGGTCGTTCGTCGAGCCCTACGGGACTGCGGTGGGGCAAGTCGTACTGGCCGGTGTGTGCGGCCTGTTCGCGCTCGGCTTCTGGTGGCTGCGCAAGCTGTCGGTGATCGAGACGCCGGAGCGGTTCCTCGTCCGTGACGAGCCCGAGGTCCGGTTCGTACGGCCCGAGCCGGCTCCGCAGCCGGGCGGCCACCCGGCACCGCAGGCCTCGCCGTTCAACACCGGCCAGGGGGCGCCGCGATGA
- a CDS encoding CpaF family protein, whose product MSSVVDHSLVKRFRQDAGDRIAEQRRVDQVSNTPPMSGEDERQYARAVIAQILEEYARAEINAGRTPFDAETEEQYAAAVHAALFGVGRLQPLLDDPEVENIDINGCDQVFVGYSDGREARVDPVAETDEELVELIQVLGAYSGLSSRPFDSANPQLDLRLPDGSRLSAVMEVARRPALSIRRARMGKVFVADLVGNGTLTPELAHFLACAVRARKNIMIAGATNAGKTTLLRALANEIPPVERLVTVERALELGLDQFPELHPNVVAFEERLPNSEGLGQISMGELVRRSLRMNPSRVIVGEVLGDEIVTMLNAMSQGNDGSLSTIHANSSSEVFNRISTYALQATERLPIEASQMLIAGAVNFVVFVQRRNNFESGGRLQRAVTSVREVNGVDGRVLSSEVFAETPDGRVVPHAPVACLDDLAAHGYRPSGVWG is encoded by the coding sequence ATGAGCAGCGTCGTCGACCACAGCCTGGTCAAGCGGTTCCGGCAGGACGCCGGTGACCGTATCGCGGAACAGCGCCGTGTCGACCAGGTCAGCAACACGCCGCCGATGTCCGGGGAGGACGAGCGGCAGTACGCGCGCGCCGTCATAGCCCAGATACTCGAGGAGTACGCGCGCGCCGAGATCAACGCCGGGCGCACGCCGTTCGACGCGGAGACCGAGGAGCAGTACGCGGCCGCGGTGCACGCGGCGCTCTTCGGCGTCGGGCGGCTCCAGCCGCTGCTGGACGACCCCGAGGTCGAGAACATCGACATCAATGGCTGCGACCAGGTCTTCGTCGGATACTCCGACGGGCGTGAGGCGCGCGTCGACCCGGTCGCCGAGACGGATGAGGAGCTCGTCGAGCTCATCCAGGTGCTCGGCGCGTACTCGGGTCTCTCGTCGCGGCCTTTCGACTCCGCCAACCCGCAGCTCGACCTCCGGCTGCCCGACGGTTCCCGTCTGTCCGCGGTCATGGAAGTGGCGCGGCGACCCGCGCTCTCCATCCGTCGTGCCCGGATGGGCAAGGTGTTCGTGGCCGACCTCGTCGGGAACGGAACGCTGACGCCGGAGCTGGCGCACTTCCTGGCCTGCGCGGTGCGGGCCCGTAAGAACATCATGATCGCCGGGGCCACCAACGCAGGTAAGACCACGCTCCTGCGGGCCCTCGCCAACGAGATTCCGCCGGTGGAGCGTCTGGTCACGGTGGAGCGGGCACTGGAGCTGGGGCTCGACCAGTTCCCCGAACTGCACCCCAACGTGGTGGCGTTCGAGGAGCGGCTGCCCAACTCCGAGGGACTCGGACAGATCTCGATGGGCGAGCTGGTCCGCCGTTCGCTTCGTATGAACCCCTCCCGGGTCATCGTCGGTGAGGTGCTCGGCGACGAGATCGTGACGATGCTGAACGCGATGTCGCAGGGTAACGACGGCTCGCTCTCCACGATCCACGCCAACAGCTCAAGCGAGGTCTTCAACCGTATTTCCACCTATGCGCTCCAGGCCACCGAACGGCTGCCCATCGAGGCCAGTCAGATGCTCATCGCCGGAGCCGTCAATTTCGTCGTCTTCGTCCAGCGCCGCAACAACTTCGAGAGCGGCGGCCGCCTTCAGCGTGCGGTCACCTCGGTCCGTGAGGTGAACGGCGTGGACGGGCGCGTGCTCTCCAGTGAGGTCTTCGCCGAGACGCCCGACGGGCGCGTCGTGCCGCACGCCCCGGTGGCGTGTCTCGATGACCTTGCCGCACACGGCTATCGGCCTTCCGGGGTCTGGGGGTGA
- a CDS encoding PE-PGRS family protein, whose product MRMANPDDLDQLAKLLDGRGGTQDKLDEAFTRASKLGVSGHLTSLKPLRSWTSDAGPDLRKRASIARLESGDPEAGMRWAGFSPKELDKYLKDHKGKGLTPDEILLANSVAASKDPKASVFKRKSNESLNDWISRIKTHALEQIPGLEPHAATIVSIMDLYGDWKSVGGTTAVVTMQGTALTKVLVGNSLKQGVLMPWKNRIGTVLAGRNNRLLKWSGNKIVAYTPKIRSLGAPGSWFPGKLSQWAQKIPGTKGVVADWTGKGYDAVRGLSIMKSPVWKGVSVNRAINFLVGSDSLATRYGGLTHSGQVVGRAGNANLFKVSANIFSKARDLNFSRTASLTKGLAGASKVSGALRGVGIVGSVAATGFSAANVIAQGNPVEAFKKKGAGYVADVAEVGFNASMTAAMIAPNPVTIGLAIGFGVVYGGAKIVEHWDDITKGAGKAADWVGDKASDIGDGIADGAKSLAKHANPMSWF is encoded by the coding sequence ATGAGGATGGCCAATCCAGACGATCTGGATCAGCTAGCCAAGCTCCTAGACGGCAGGGGCGGCACACAGGACAAATTGGACGAAGCGTTCACCCGGGCATCAAAACTCGGAGTGTCCGGCCACCTGACTTCCCTCAAGCCGCTGCGTTCATGGACCTCGGACGCCGGGCCGGACCTCCGCAAGCGAGCCTCCATCGCCCGGCTCGAGAGCGGCGACCCCGAGGCCGGCATGCGCTGGGCGGGATTCTCGCCGAAGGAATTGGACAAATACCTCAAAGACCACAAAGGCAAGGGGCTTACGCCGGACGAGATCCTGCTCGCCAACTCGGTCGCGGCCAGCAAGGATCCCAAAGCATCGGTCTTCAAGAGGAAGTCCAACGAGTCCCTGAACGACTGGATCAGCCGAATAAAGACCCACGCGCTGGAGCAGATACCCGGACTCGAGCCGCACGCGGCGACCATTGTCAGCATCATGGACCTGTACGGCGACTGGAAGTCAGTCGGCGGCACCACAGCCGTTGTGACCATGCAAGGGACCGCGCTGACCAAGGTCCTGGTCGGCAACTCCCTCAAGCAGGGCGTACTCATGCCCTGGAAGAACCGTATCGGCACCGTGCTCGCAGGCCGCAACAACCGTCTGCTCAAGTGGTCCGGCAACAAGATCGTCGCGTACACCCCGAAGATCCGCTCGCTCGGCGCCCCGGGCAGCTGGTTCCCCGGCAAGCTCAGTCAGTGGGCACAGAAAATCCCTGGCACGAAGGGCGTGGTCGCTGACTGGACGGGCAAGGGCTACGACGCAGTACGCGGCCTGTCCATCATGAAGTCGCCCGTCTGGAAGGGCGTCTCGGTCAACAGGGCCATCAACTTCCTGGTGGGCTCGGATTCCCTGGCCACGCGGTACGGAGGCCTGACCCACTCTGGTCAGGTTGTGGGACGGGCAGGCAACGCCAACCTGTTCAAGGTCTCCGCCAACATCTTCTCGAAGGCGCGCGACCTCAACTTCAGCCGGACCGCATCACTGACAAAGGGACTTGCGGGCGCCAGCAAGGTCTCCGGTGCGCTCAGGGGTGTGGGCATCGTCGGCAGCGTCGCTGCCACAGGGTTCAGCGCAGCGAACGTGATCGCCCAGGGCAATCCCGTCGAAGCCTTCAAGAAGAAGGGCGCCGGCTACGTCGCGGACGTCGCGGAGGTCGGCTTCAACGCCTCGATGACCGCAGCCATGATCGCCCCCAACCCAGTCACCATCGGCCTTGCTATTGGCTTCGGTGTCGTCTACGGCGGCGCGAAGATCGTCGAGCACTGGGACGACATCACCAAGGGCGCGGGGAAGGCCGCCGACTGGGTCGGTGACAAGGCATCGGACATCGGGGACGGAATCGCTGACGGGGCGAAGAGTCTTGCCAAGCATGCGAATCCGATGAGCTGGTTCTGA
- a CDS encoding PE-PGRS family protein, producing the protein MRVVDPDDLDQLATLLDGRRGVLENVDEAFARASRLGVTDNVAALKPMRSWAHRTAPDLRRRAAIGRLENGDHEAGLTWAGFGAKDIAEAALLFTAPDVLLLANFMASSDDTRVVAFRRKKNESIDDWVDRLRAHALASIPGLGSHEKKIQQTLGIYGDITGALSHGGAAIYRGHAITRILIGNSIGRGWLKPGGLWASRNLRALSRRYSWLPSQVGRWSAELADWNPAIRSIAYPGSWLPSSLSALGSGSRVYTDANRIPFVSTFIGRQIGAGFDCIRRSRFMTSSIMFDMTGNKVVDFLVGSDRLASMYGGLTHSGAIPARAAQASLWKIGKGVYQDSRLFSRNRLGSLGEAFKVVGKAGGFLRATGVVGGIFSTAYSGVNLYKQGNPDQHFGSREEGGRYIADWAELGFNASSTMAVIAPNQYTVGATVVTGATWVGAKAVEHWDDIARGARATRQWIKNENPEVESELASGAHAIAKVINPMNAI; encoded by the coding sequence ATGAGAGTCGTAGACCCTGACGATCTGGACCAACTCGCCACACTCCTGGATGGCCGGCGTGGCGTACTGGAAAATGTCGATGAGGCATTCGCTCGGGCTTCCAGACTTGGAGTCACCGACAACGTGGCCGCGCTCAAACCGATGCGGTCATGGGCACATAGGACGGCTCCGGATCTCCGAAGGCGCGCTGCTATAGGTCGTCTTGAGAACGGGGACCATGAGGCGGGGCTCACGTGGGCAGGGTTCGGAGCCAAGGACATCGCGGAAGCAGCTCTTTTGTTTACTGCTCCCGACGTCTTGTTGTTGGCCAATTTCATGGCGTCGAGCGATGATACTAGAGTGGTTGCTTTCCGGCGTAAGAAAAATGAATCCATCGATGATTGGGTGGATCGCCTGCGTGCACATGCCTTGGCTTCGATACCCGGCCTCGGATCCCACGAGAAGAAAATACAACAAACCCTAGGGATCTACGGTGACATCACCGGGGCGCTTTCTCACGGCGGGGCAGCGATATATCGAGGTCATGCCATAACGAGAATCCTGATTGGGAATTCAATTGGGCGCGGGTGGCTCAAGCCTGGAGGGCTCTGGGCTTCCAGGAATCTGAGGGCATTGTCGCGAAGGTACTCGTGGCTGCCCTCGCAGGTGGGCAGGTGGAGTGCTGAACTGGCGGACTGGAATCCGGCGATACGTTCCATTGCCTACCCAGGTAGCTGGCTTCCCAGCAGTCTCAGCGCTCTGGGTTCCGGAAGCAGAGTATACACCGACGCAAATAGAATTCCGTTTGTAAGTACCTTTATCGGCCGCCAGATCGGTGCAGGGTTCGATTGCATTAGGCGCAGTCGGTTCATGACATCGTCGATCATGTTTGACATGACGGGAAATAAAGTAGTCGACTTCCTTGTCGGGTCCGATCGACTCGCCTCCATGTACGGCGGCCTGACGCATTCGGGTGCGATCCCAGCCCGTGCCGCTCAAGCCAGCCTGTGGAAGATCGGGAAAGGCGTATACCAGGATTCTCGATTGTTTTCACGGAACCGGCTGGGCTCCCTGGGTGAGGCATTCAAGGTGGTGGGGAAAGCGGGTGGATTCCTCCGTGCGACTGGGGTGGTCGGGGGAATTTTTTCCACTGCCTACAGTGGTGTGAATCTATATAAGCAGGGAAACCCTGACCAGCACTTTGGGAGCAGAGAGGAAGGGGGTAGGTACATAGCAGATTGGGCAGAATTGGGGTTTAATGCATCTTCCACCATGGCGGTGATCGCACCAAATCAATACACCGTGGGCGCTACGGTAGTGACCGGAGCGACATGGGTCGGCGCCAAGGCCGTAGAGCATTGGGACGACATCGCAAGAGGCGCCCGCGCGACACGTCAGTGGATCAAGAATGAGAACCCCGAGGTGGAGTCCGAACTAGCTTCTGGGGCGCATGCGATAGCCAAAGTCATAAATCCCATGAATGCTATATGA
- a CDS encoding SAV_915 family protein, with amino-acid sequence MHADEAHTTPEALLLPTMGPISQDRNGKPMIESTIDVMLVPVATDSGQERLIALAFTAADLLTAALGVDQPWVTVPVEELDQALEGSGARAVLVDAQLARGAEGDHSNG; translated from the coding sequence ATGCACGCCGATGAAGCGCACACCACGCCCGAAGCCCTGCTGCTGCCGACGATGGGCCCCATTTCGCAGGATAGGAATGGGAAACCCATGATCGAAAGCACGATCGACGTCATGCTTGTGCCCGTGGCCACCGACAGTGGTCAGGAACGGCTGATCGCGCTGGCATTCACTGCTGCCGACCTTCTGACCGCCGCGCTGGGCGTGGATCAGCCGTGGGTGACGGTGCCGGTCGAGGAGTTGGATCAGGCCCTCGAGGGTTCCGGCGCACGAGCCGTCCTGGTCGATGCTCAACTGGCCCGTGGCGCCGAAGGAGATCACTCAAATGGTTGA
- a CDS encoding WXG100 family type VII secretion target: MDRGADLHQLRDLAKLFAHKSTDLQTLIKNLNTATSSSHGYWKGPKADRFRSDWEGVRPTFEKWVDTLHDASKSASTSADNIERAT, from the coding sequence ATGGATCGCGGTGCAGATCTTCATCAGCTTCGGGACTTGGCCAAGCTCTTTGCGCACAAGTCGACCGACCTTCAGACTCTGATCAAGAACCTGAACACGGCCACGTCCAGCAGCCATGGCTACTGGAAGGGCCCGAAGGCCGACCGCTTCCGCAGCGACTGGGAGGGCGTCCGTCCGACCTTCGAGAAGTGGGTCGACACGCTGCACGACGCCAGCAAGTCGGCGTCCACCAGCGCGGACAACATCGAGCGCGCCACCTGA